In Spirosoma aureum, a single genomic region encodes these proteins:
- a CDS encoding HU family DNA-binding protein yields MTKADVIAEIADKTGIDKAEVTNTLETFFSVVKDSLAEGENIYVRGFGSFINKKRAKKVARNISKNTAMVIDEHFIPSFKPAKVFVEQVKTSDKAKVAAE; encoded by the coding sequence GTGACGAAAGCAGACGTAATTGCAGAGATCGCCGATAAGACCGGAATCGATAAGGCCGAGGTAACGAACACTCTTGAGACCTTCTTTTCGGTGGTTAAGGACTCGTTGGCCGAGGGAGAGAATATCTATGTGAGAGGGTTCGGCAGTTTCATTAACAAGAAAAGAGCCAAGAAGGTAGCCCGGAACATCTCGAAAAACACCGCTATGGTGATTGATGAGCATTTCATCCCGAGCTTCAAGCCCGCCAAGGTTTTCGTTGAGCAAGTGAAAACCAGCGACAAAGCCAAAGTAGCGGCTGAGTAA